From Triticum urartu cultivar G1812 chromosome 2, Tu2.1, whole genome shotgun sequence, a single genomic window includes:
- the LOC125539377 gene encoding 5-amino-6-(5-phospho-D-ribitylamino)uracil phosphatase, chloroplastic-like, which yields MISSISLLDSSHQLIHKLYRKCWPSNSNAKLNMHSTAKSGGKSMRVKMALLKPHATDFKRNHQAHEEDNVFYKLVYRLPESLSCLYTSQKPVRKKKQQKQGTVPSNRFGVILEWEGVVVEDDDPDLEPRVWYVLSLEEAKSFPHDEMLKEIEGMRTDQAISEVLCWSTDAKEIERLAARKEVIYQKLRGTFYQLRPGVLDFLNALVDSDIPIAVTASRPRMSLEEGIKAVGLQGYFDVVVAEEDFRRGKPEGDMFEIAAEQLDLEPDACLVMGSSNLTTESAHTAGMRCVAVASRHPAYELHAANHVVRWLDQLSVADLQRLANGEVLGRRGRRSDMDMEIMIEE from the coding sequence ATGATCTCATCCATCAGCTTACTTGACAGTTCCCACCAGCTCATCCACAAACTGTACAGAAAATGCTGGCCAAGTAACTCAAATGCCAAACTGAACATGCATTCAACCGCGAAATCTGGGGGTAAGAGCATGAGGGTGAAGATGGCACTTCTGAAGCCCCATGCAACTGACTTCAAGAGGAACCATCAAGCCCACGAGGAAGACAATGTGTTCTACAAATTAGTTTATAGGCTCCCTGAGAGCCTTAGCTGTCTGTACACCAGTCAGAAACCAGTCAGAAAGAAGAAACAGCAGAAGCAAGGAACTGTGCCTAGTAACCGGTTTGGTGTGATCTTGGAGTGGGAGGGAGTTGTTGTGGAAGATGATGACCCTGACCTGGAGCCCCGAGTGTGGTACGTACTATCACTTGAAGAGGCAAAGTCTTTTCCTCATGATGAAATGCTGAAGGAAATCGAGGGAATGAGAACTGATCAGGCTATCTCAGAAGTCTTATGTTGGTCGACAGATGCAAAAGAAATTGAAAGGTTAGCAGCACGCAAGGAGGTAATATATCAGAAACTCCGAGGCACTTTCTACCAGCTGCGACCAGGTGTTCTCGACTTCTTGAACGCCCTTGTGGATTCTGACATTCCAATAGCAGTAACAGCTTCTCGCCCAAGAATGAGCCTGGAAGAAGGCATAAAAGCTGTTGGTCTGCAAGGCTATTTCGATGTCGTAGTGGCGGAGGAGGATTTCCGCCGAGGGAAACCCGAGGGCGACATGTTTGAGATTGCAGCAGAGCAACTTGATCTTGAGCCTGATGCTTGTCTTGTGATGGGTAGCTCAAACTTGACGACAGAGTCTGCGCATACCGCTGGGATGAGGTGTGTGGCGGTTGCAAGCCGGCACCCTGCCTATGAACTCCATGCAGCAAACCATGTTGTGAGATGGCTCGATCAGCTCTCTGTTGCTGACCTGCAGAGGCTCGCCAATGGCGAGGTTCTTGGACGCAGGGGCAGACGGTCTGACATGGACATGGAGATTATGATCGAGGAGTGA